From the genome of Naumannella halotolerans, one region includes:
- a CDS encoding DUF3159 domain-containing protein has product MNQQPTGNSTEPSDADSLASILGGRRAAVEATLPTLAFLIGWGLSGGNVGIGAIAAVVLGVAIAIWALYRGRKPRAVLLGLLGVAIASIIALRTGRAADFFLLQILSNIASALAWSVSIVIRRPLLGLIVGSLLRQGPQWRKDPALSRAYHRASWVWVGQYMVRIVVFGTLWLANLPVALGIARAVLTWPLVAACVAGSWWVLRRSLPAGHPGIRHPVVPGETKTPTNPPADGERPPASTAEQPHAPTVSGTEER; this is encoded by the coding sequence GTGAACCAGCAGCCGACGGGCAACAGCACCGAGCCGAGTGACGCCGACTCCCTGGCGAGCATCCTCGGTGGGCGGCGGGCCGCTGTCGAGGCAACCCTGCCGACCTTGGCCTTCCTGATCGGCTGGGGCCTGTCCGGCGGCAATGTCGGGATCGGCGCCATCGCCGCGGTCGTGCTCGGCGTGGCCATCGCGATCTGGGCGCTGTATCGCGGCCGCAAACCCCGGGCGGTGCTGCTCGGTCTGCTGGGGGTGGCGATCGCCTCGATCATCGCCTTGCGGACAGGGCGGGCGGCCGACTTCTTCCTGCTGCAGATCCTCAGCAACATCGCCTCGGCGCTGGCCTGGTCGGTCTCGATCGTGATCCGCCGTCCACTGCTGGGCCTGATCGTCGGATCGCTGCTGCGCCAGGGCCCGCAGTGGCGCAAGGATCCGGCCCTGTCCCGGGCCTATCACCGGGCGAGTTGGGTCTGGGTCGGGCAGTACATGGTGCGCATCGTGGTCTTCGGCACCCTCTGGCTGGCCAACCTTCCGGTGGCCCTGGGCATCGCTCGGGCGGTCCTCACCTGGCCGCTGGTGGCCGCCTGTGTCGCCGGCAGCTGGTGGGTGCTGCGACGCTCACTCCCGGCAGGGCACCCGGGCATCCGCCATCCGGTCGTACCGGGAGAGACCAAGACGCCAACGAACCCGCCCGCCGACGGCGAACGCCCTCCGGCGTCGACCGCCGAGCAGCCTCATGCACCCACCGTCAGCGGTACGGAAGAGCGCTGA
- a CDS encoding sterol carrier family protein: MDRTARTWHDQALAALEQLEECARSAPESAPAICEAIAGLLVIHTDLLDALAAPTAERPMPLADYVKIAHTGRRELRRELADHGSAADLSTDLRNAIAQIWDRLSEPNPPVAVRERRTAVALTDLLRLATAQWVFAQLDLPTAQGGADRPTRAALADTVRLLCHVLAERNPGRSVEVRVPPFAAVQIGAASDPGSVHTRGTPPNVVETDGVAFLRLATGRVPFDELRSTGSLLASGAHADISAMFPLL, encoded by the coding sequence ATGGACAGAACCGCCCGTACCTGGCACGACCAGGCGTTGGCCGCTCTCGAACAGCTGGAGGAATGCGCACGCTCCGCGCCGGAGTCGGCACCGGCGATCTGCGAGGCCATCGCCGGGTTGCTGGTCATCCACACCGATCTGCTGGACGCCTTGGCAGCACCGACCGCGGAACGACCGATGCCGCTGGCCGATTACGTGAAGATCGCCCACACCGGGCGTCGTGAACTGCGTCGCGAACTGGCTGATCATGGCTCGGCGGCAGATCTGTCGACCGACCTGCGCAATGCGATCGCCCAGATCTGGGACCGGTTGTCCGAACCGAACCCGCCGGTTGCGGTACGGGAGCGACGGACTGCGGTGGCGCTGACTGATCTGCTCCGCCTGGCCACGGCGCAGTGGGTGTTCGCCCAGCTGGACCTGCCCACCGCCCAAGGGGGCGCCGACCGGCCCACTCGCGCAGCACTCGCCGACACGGTCCGGCTGCTGTGCCATGTGCTGGCCGAACGCAACCCCGGCCGCAGTGTCGAGGTTCGCGTACCCCCGTTCGCCGCGGTGCAGATCGGGGCCGCGTCCGATCCGGGATCGGTGCACACCCGCGGCACGCCCCCGAATGTGGTGGAGACCGACGGTGTCGCCTTCCTCCGGCTGGCCACCGGCCGGGTCCCCTTCGACGAATTGCGCAGCACCGGGAGTCTGCTGGCCAGCGGCGCCCACGCCGACATCTCGGCCATGTTCCCGCTGCTGTGA
- a CDS encoding bifunctional [glutamine synthetase] adenylyltransferase/[glutamine synthetase]-adenylyl-L-tyrosine phosphorylase → MARVDSIEGRLARGGFLDPEAAVTVLKRLPVEAEDWWLGELARAGDPDKALAHLERLIAHDKDLVHELCADKPWARRLIALLGASDGAANDLAAGQPWPEALAGDSEAMGRPAFLAALTEAIGKETTPVAREDALRVAYRVEQLRIAGRDLTSEDPLAAEEIAGRELADLADAAVEAAFGLAREEVGPAAQNVRLGIVALGKTGGQELNYVSDVDVLFVAEPVSGSRGEPLVSNDKALQIGSKLASAVIRICSANSRVGQIFPLDAALRPEGKAGPLVRTMASHRAYYESWAKNWEFQAMLKVRAMAGDLALAQEFEDMVRPLVWAASERPEFLAELRAMRRRVVAEIPAKEREREIKLGAGGLRDVEFTVQLLQLVHGRADERIRWRGTLPALNALIEFGYVGREDGNTLAQAYRFLRALEHRVQLVGLRRTHLAPATEAGWRRVGRTLRLSDPAAEAEHAYQRTKRLVLSLHERLFYSPLLEAVARIPTAGLRLTASAARQRLRVLGYADPDGALRHIAALTNGLSRKAEINRQLLPAMLGWMAETPFPDHGLLSFRQVSEDLGNSQWYLRTLRDDGVTAYRLATVLGSSRYLVGLLRRDAKIVQMLGDDEELVPRDRNQLDSQLSIIGRRHQDPAQAVLAFRGARRKELFRIGAADLLGQIDSWAVARALSDLTAATIHASLQVIVATHPEAPSIAVLAMGRWGGREMSYASDADAVIVMGEGGEAATKQATAVVSELRQALGSAGPEPGLEIDLDLRPDGKSGPLVRSLEAYRSYYEKRSAPWEAQALVRADLGAGDQELAERTLRVMDARRWPAGGLSADDLRQIRRLKDRMETERLPRGDDPKRHLKLGPGGLSDVEWVVQLVQLQHAHDVPELRTPMTLRALRIAREKGLVPAADAMVLREAWMLAGTIRNKIMLVRGRRGDVLPSDPVELAAVAELMGMDGSSHLVEHWAKVARRSRRVFERLFYGEA, encoded by the coding sequence ATGGCCAGAGTCGACTCGATCGAAGGGAGATTGGCGCGCGGAGGGTTCCTCGACCCCGAAGCAGCGGTGACCGTCCTGAAACGCCTGCCGGTCGAGGCCGAGGACTGGTGGCTCGGCGAACTGGCCCGCGCCGGCGACCCGGACAAGGCCCTGGCACACCTCGAACGCCTGATCGCCCATGACAAGGACCTGGTGCACGAACTGTGCGCGGACAAGCCCTGGGCCAGGCGCCTGATCGCCTTGCTCGGTGCCAGCGACGGTGCGGCGAACGATCTGGCTGCCGGGCAGCCATGGCCCGAGGCGCTCGCGGGAGACTCCGAGGCGATGGGCCGACCGGCCTTCCTCGCGGCCCTGACCGAGGCGATCGGCAAGGAGACCACCCCGGTCGCGCGGGAGGATGCGCTGCGCGTGGCCTATCGGGTCGAGCAACTGCGCATCGCCGGCCGGGACCTGACCTCCGAGGACCCGCTGGCCGCCGAGGAGATCGCCGGTCGGGAACTGGCCGATCTGGCCGATGCCGCGGTGGAGGCCGCGTTCGGGCTGGCCCGGGAGGAGGTCGGACCGGCGGCACAGAACGTGCGACTGGGCATCGTCGCGCTCGGCAAGACCGGCGGTCAGGAACTCAACTACGTCAGCGATGTGGACGTGTTGTTCGTCGCCGAACCGGTCTCGGGCAGTCGAGGCGAACCGCTGGTCAGCAATGACAAGGCGCTGCAGATCGGCTCCAAGCTGGCCTCGGCGGTGATCCGCATCTGTTCGGCCAACTCCCGGGTCGGGCAGATCTTCCCGCTGGATGCCGCACTGCGCCCGGAGGGCAAGGCCGGACCCCTGGTCCGCACCATGGCGAGCCATCGTGCCTACTACGAGAGCTGGGCCAAGAACTGGGAGTTCCAGGCCATGCTGAAGGTCCGGGCGATGGCCGGCGACCTCGCCCTGGCCCAGGAGTTCGAGGACATGGTGCGCCCCCTGGTCTGGGCCGCCTCGGAACGGCCGGAGTTCCTCGCCGAACTGCGCGCCATGCGCCGGCGGGTCGTCGCCGAGATCCCGGCCAAGGAGCGGGAACGGGAGATCAAACTCGGTGCCGGCGGCCTGCGCGATGTCGAGTTCACGGTGCAGTTGCTGCAACTGGTGCACGGCCGGGCCGACGAACGGATCCGCTGGCGGGGGACGCTGCCGGCGCTGAACGCGCTGATCGAGTTCGGCTACGTCGGCCGGGAGGACGGGAACACCCTGGCCCAGGCGTACCGGTTCCTGCGGGCGTTGGAGCATCGGGTGCAGTTGGTCGGCCTGCGGCGGACGCATCTCGCGCCCGCCACCGAGGCCGGATGGCGCAGGGTCGGCCGGACACTGCGGTTGAGCGATCCCGCCGCCGAGGCCGAACATGCCTACCAGCGGACCAAGCGGCTGGTGCTCAGCCTGCACGAGCGGTTGTTCTACTCGCCGCTGCTGGAGGCGGTGGCCCGGATCCCGACGGCCGGACTGCGGTTGACGGCCAGCGCCGCCCGGCAGCGGCTGCGGGTACTGGGCTATGCCGATCCGGACGGGGCGTTGCGGCACATCGCGGCGCTCACCAACGGCTTGAGCCGCAAGGCCGAGATCAACCGGCAGCTGCTGCCGGCGATGCTCGGCTGGATGGCCGAAACGCCCTTCCCCGATCACGGTCTGTTGTCGTTCCGGCAGGTCTCGGAGGACCTCGGGAACTCCCAGTGGTACCTGCGGACACTGCGGGACGACGGTGTCACCGCGTACCGGCTGGCGACGGTGCTCGGGTCCTCGCGCTACCTGGTGGGTCTGTTGCGGCGGGACGCGAAGATCGTGCAGATGCTGGGTGACGACGAGGAACTCGTCCCCCGTGATCGGAACCAGCTCGACAGCCAGTTGTCGATCATCGGGCGGCGGCACCAGGACCCGGCGCAGGCGGTGCTGGCGTTTCGCGGGGCCCGACGCAAGGAGCTGTTCCGGATCGGGGCTGCCGACCTGCTCGGGCAGATCGATTCCTGGGCGGTTGCCCGCGCACTCTCGGACCTGACCGCGGCGACGATCCACGCCTCGTTGCAGGTGATCGTCGCCACACATCCCGAGGCGCCTTCGATCGCCGTGCTGGCCATGGGGCGATGGGGTGGCCGGGAGATGTCGTATGCCTCCGACGCCGATGCGGTGATCGTGATGGGCGAAGGTGGTGAAGCGGCCACCAAACAGGCCACTGCCGTGGTCAGCGAGTTGCGCCAGGCACTCGGCTCCGCCGGTCCCGAACCGGGTCTGGAGATCGATCTCGATCTTCGTCCCGATGGCAAGAGCGGACCGCTCGTGCGTTCGCTGGAGGCCTACCGTTCCTATTACGAGAAGCGCTCCGCACCGTGGGAGGCACAAGCCCTGGTCCGGGCTGATCTTGGTGCCGGTGATCAGGAACTGGCCGAGCGGACGTTGCGGGTGATGGACGCCCGGCGCTGGCCGGCTGGTGGCCTGAGCGCCGATGATCTTCGGCAGATCCGTCGGCTGAAGGACCGGATGGAAACCGAACGGCTACCGCGTGGTGACGACCCGAAGCGGCACCTGAAGTTGGGTCCGGGCGGCCTGTCGGACGTCGAGTGGGTGGTGCAGCTGGTGCAGTTGCAGCACGCTCACGACGTACCCGAGCTACGTACGCCGATGACCTTGCGGGCGCTGCGGATCGCCCGCGAGAAGGGTCTGGTCCCGGCGGCCGATGCGATGGTCCTGCGGGAGGCATGGATGCTCGCCGGCACGATCCGGAACAAGATCATGTTGGTCCGTGGGCGGCGGGGTGACGTGCTGCCGTCGGATCCGGTGGAGCTGGCCGCGGTGGCCGAGCTGATGGGGATGGACGGGTCCAGTCACCTGGTGGAGCACTGGGCGAAGGTGGCCCGTCGGTCGCGGAGGGTGTTCGAGCGACTGTTCTACGGCGAGGCCTGA
- a CDS encoding bifunctional 5,10-methylenetetrahydrofolate dehydrogenase/5,10-methenyltetrahydrofolate cyclohydrolase has translation MTAQLISGKPVAEAVFNDLRPRINRLREAGRSVGLGTILVGSDGASAGYIRMKIDKAEELGMTAPHIHLDDAATQSEVLDAIAALNTDDEVTGVLIQHPTPPQIDFEAAMLTLDPDKDVDGLHPVNMGRLALGMPGPVPCTPAGIEALLAYHGIEIAGREVCILGRGTTLGRPLALLLSQKRPTANAAVTVVHTGVPDWPRYTQRAEIVIAAAGVPGILQPEHVRPGAVVVGGGVRYEGRKLLPDVDESVAEVAGAITPRIGGVGPTTIAMLFRNCVEAAERRAARG, from the coding sequence ATGACTGCTCAGCTGATCTCCGGAAAGCCCGTCGCCGAGGCCGTGTTCAACGATCTGCGGCCCCGGATCAACCGCCTACGGGAAGCAGGCCGATCGGTCGGGCTGGGTACGATCCTGGTCGGCTCCGACGGCGCCTCGGCCGGTTACATCCGGATGAAGATCGACAAGGCCGAAGAACTCGGGATGACCGCCCCGCACATCCACCTCGATGATGCCGCCACGCAGTCCGAGGTTCTCGATGCGATCGCCGCGCTGAACACCGATGACGAGGTGACCGGTGTGCTGATCCAGCATCCGACGCCGCCGCAGATCGACTTCGAGGCGGCGATGCTGACCCTCGATCCGGACAAGGATGTCGACGGGCTGCATCCGGTGAACATGGGTCGCCTGGCCCTCGGTATGCCCGGGCCGGTTCCCTGCACCCCTGCCGGCATCGAAGCCTTGTTGGCCTACCACGGGATCGAGATCGCCGGACGCGAGGTGTGCATCCTCGGGCGCGGTACGACCTTGGGTCGTCCCCTGGCGCTGTTGTTGTCCCAGAAGCGGCCGACCGCCAATGCCGCAGTCACCGTCGTCCACACCGGTGTGCCGGACTGGCCCCGCTACACCCAGCGCGCCGAGATCGTGATCGCCGCCGCCGGGGTTCCCGGCATCCTGCAGCCCGAGCACGTCCGGCCCGGTGCCGTGGTGGTCGGCGGCGGGGTCCGCTACGAGGGTCGCAAGTTGCTGCCCGATGTCGACGAATCCGTCGCCGAGGTCGCCGGCGCGATCACCCCGCGGATCGGTGGCGTGGGACCGACCACGATCGCGATGTTGTTCCGCAACTGCGTCGAGGCGGCCGAGCGTCGGGCCGCCCGGGGCTGA
- a CDS encoding SDR family NAD(P)-dependent oxidoreductase, whose amino-acid sequence MSTALITGASTGLGAEYARQLAARHHDLVLVARDAEALHRVAADMDGVSVEVLPADLLDPADLAQVEERLQDRTKPVDLLINNAGFGMGLSFETNDVDDEVRHLRIHNEVPLRLTHAVLPGLIERRRGRILNLSSVAAFLPRSTYSACKIWLINFSRWANIEYADRGITVTAVCPGFTHTSFHERLGLPPGEEGISEWLWLDAERVVKESLADAQAGRSVSIPSKRYKAIVAVSRLIPDRLLARAARTGRRKDR is encoded by the coding sequence ATGTCCACTGCACTGATCACCGGAGCCAGCACCGGCCTGGGGGCCGAGTACGCCCGGCAGCTGGCCGCCCGCCACCACGATCTCGTCCTGGTGGCCCGTGATGCGGAGGCACTGCACCGAGTGGCCGCTGACATGGACGGTGTCTCGGTCGAGGTGTTGCCCGCCGACCTGCTGGATCCTGCGGATCTGGCACAGGTCGAGGAACGTCTGCAGGATCGGACGAAGCCGGTGGACCTGTTGATCAACAATGCCGGCTTCGGCATGGGGCTGTCGTTCGAGACCAATGACGTCGATGACGAGGTGCGCCATCTGCGGATCCACAACGAAGTCCCGCTGCGCCTCACCCATGCCGTGTTGCCGGGGCTGATCGAACGCCGCCGTGGACGAATCCTCAACCTGTCCTCGGTCGCCGCATTCCTGCCCAGGTCGACCTATTCCGCCTGCAAGATCTGGCTGATCAACTTCAGCCGCTGGGCGAACATCGAGTACGCCGACCGCGGGATCACCGTCACCGCCGTCTGCCCGGGGTTCACCCATACGAGTTTCCACGAGCGCCTCGGCCTGCCGCCCGGCGAGGAAGGCATCTCGGAGTGGTTGTGGCTGGATGCCGAACGGGTGGTGAAGGAGTCGTTGGCCGATGCGCAGGCCGGCAGGTCGGTGAGCATCCCCAGCAAGCGCTACAAGGCCATCGTGGCAGTCAGTCGGCTGATCCCGGACCGGCTGCTGGCCCGCGCTGCCCGTACCGGCCGCCGCAAGGATCGCTGA
- a CDS encoding HAD family hydrolase, translating into MSSQPLPAGSRLPVVVLDIGGVLASNGLDFDRPDLRLAHCDLDELKHAYWRYRDAYDLGGPDETYWDAVVADALGRPNPKLADQLAEADADQWVTALPGASEMVAELIARGYELWLLSNAPHPMVRTARAADWSKPFSGGVFSAEVGLMKPDPRIYRFTSERIGVDPSQLIFFDDRPANVEAARTAGWRAEHFTGDHSALLHTVGTPHR; encoded by the coding sequence ATGAGTTCCCAGCCCCTGCCCGCCGGCAGTCGCCTGCCGGTGGTCGTCCTCGACATCGGAGGTGTGCTCGCCAGCAACGGCCTCGACTTCGACCGTCCGGATCTGCGACTGGCGCACTGCGATCTCGATGAGCTCAAGCACGCCTACTGGCGGTATCGCGACGCCTACGATCTCGGCGGGCCCGACGAGACCTACTGGGATGCGGTGGTCGCCGATGCCCTCGGCCGTCCGAACCCCAAGTTGGCCGACCAGCTGGCCGAGGCCGATGCCGACCAATGGGTCACCGCGCTTCCCGGGGCGAGCGAGATGGTGGCCGAGCTGATCGCTCGCGGGTACGAACTGTGGTTGCTGTCCAATGCTCCGCACCCGATGGTACGGACCGCGCGTGCGGCCGACTGGTCGAAACCCTTCAGCGGAGGCGTCTTCTCGGCCGAGGTGGGCCTGATGAAACCGGACCCGAGGATCTACCGGTTCACCTCCGAGCGGATCGGTGTCGACCCCTCACAGTTGATCTTCTTCGACGACCGACCGGCGAATGTCGAGGCAGCCAGGACGGCAGGCTGGCGAGCCGAACACTTCACCGGTGACCACAGCGCACTGCTGCACACCGTCGGCACCCCGCACCGCTGA
- a CDS encoding GAF domain-containing protein, translating to MTKPSEREAAEPAVAPGDDPRAFAAVLRAVHEAAMAGDPLPARPRSVIGESWLRVRSAGVDPDVALPSVVDPTDLPQRRSDSGLSPVLSALTSELEALTGTGDNIMVIADADGRVLWRSGSRPVLRRADALGFVEGASWAEASVGTNAIGTALASGRAVQVFSAEHFVRSHHAWTCTGAPIRDPRTGSALGVVDVSGPAPTINSTTLALVGTVARLAEAQLRERHRDELDRLRSVAAPIMARAGVPALAVDPHGWVAAVDAVAPRERVRLPSSPAPGRSWLSDLGTCELDPLPGGGWLVRLSTGEPDETMIELSLHSSVPRVVISGGIGGWSHHPSPRHAQILDHLARHPEGCSAAELAQLLFGDPARTITVRAEISRLRKHFGGLISANPYRFAAGVQVVVGAPAGC from the coding sequence ATGACGAAGCCGTCGGAACGCGAGGCAGCGGAGCCCGCGGTGGCTCCGGGGGATGATCCCCGCGCCTTCGCGGCGGTCCTGCGTGCGGTGCACGAGGCGGCCATGGCCGGTGACCCCTTGCCGGCCCGTCCGCGATCGGTGATCGGTGAGTCCTGGCTGCGGGTGCGCTCGGCCGGGGTCGATCCGGATGTGGCCCTGCCGTCGGTCGTCGATCCAACGGATCTGCCGCAGCGGCGCAGCGACAGCGGTCTGTCACCAGTGCTGTCGGCGCTGACCTCCGAGCTGGAGGCACTCACCGGTACCGGTGACAACATCATGGTGATCGCCGACGCCGACGGCCGGGTGTTGTGGCGCAGCGGTTCCCGGCCGGTGTTGCGTCGCGCCGATGCACTCGGATTCGTCGAGGGTGCGAGCTGGGCCGAGGCCTCGGTGGGTACGAACGCGATCGGTACGGCACTGGCCTCCGGACGCGCGGTACAGGTGTTCTCCGCCGAGCACTTCGTCCGCAGCCATCACGCCTGGACCTGTACCGGCGCCCCGATCCGCGACCCGCGTACCGGTTCTGCACTGGGTGTGGTCGATGTCAGTGGCCCGGCACCCACGATCAACTCGACCACCTTGGCGCTGGTCGGTACGGTCGCCCGGCTGGCCGAGGCGCAACTGCGTGAACGCCACCGCGACGAGCTGGATCGGTTGCGATCGGTGGCTGCGCCGATCATGGCGCGAGCCGGGGTCCCCGCCTTGGCGGTCGACCCCCACGGGTGGGTGGCGGCAGTGGATGCCGTGGCGCCCAGGGAACGCGTGCGCTTGCCGTCGAGCCCCGCACCCGGACGGTCCTGGCTCAGCGACCTGGGCACCTGCGAGCTCGATCCACTGCCCGGTGGCGGTTGGCTGGTACGCCTCAGCACCGGGGAACCTGACGAGACCATGATCGAGTTGAGTCTGCACAGTTCCGTTCCCCGTGTCGTCATCAGCGGCGGGATCGGCGGTTGGAGCCATCACCCGTCACCTCGCCATGCACAGATCCTTGATCATCTGGCTCGCCACCCCGAGGGGTGTTCGGCAGCCGAACTAGCCCAGCTGTTGTTCGGCGACCCGGCTCGGACGATCACCGTCCGGGCCGAGATCTCCCGTCTGCGCAAGCATTTCGGCGGCCTGATCTCAGCCAATCCGTACCGCTTCGCCGCAGGGGTGCAGGTGGTCGTCGGCGCACCCGCCGGATGCTGA
- a CDS encoding NAD(P)/FAD-dependent oxidoreductase, with translation MTQTAPAPTATSGDPHQRIEDWLSRFEAALARRDIDGATALFATDCFWRDLVAFTWNLKTVEGHDGVAAMLHARLAGTDPSGFSTTDPATDEDGVASAFIAFETAVGRGSGHLRLRRDPDTGEDRAWTILTTLQELKGHEEPTGRRRVLGAVHGSDPDQRSWAEKRAAEEDELGRSVQPHVLVVGGGQGGIALGARLRQLGVPSIVIDRHQRPGDQWRQRYKSLCLHDPVWYDHLPYLPFPANWPVFAPKDKIGDWLEFYTKVMEVPYWSSTSCLSASYDAEAGRWTVEVDRDGERLTLHPTELVLATGMSGKPNIPKFEGSDVFAGEQHHSSQHPGPDGYVGKKVVVIGANNSAHDICKALVENGVDTTMVQRSSTHIVRSESLMEIGLGALYSEQAVANGMTTNRADLTFASLPYRIMHEFQIPLYNEIRERDADFYARLEAVGFDLDFGDDDSGLFLKYLRRGSGYYIDVGACELVADGTIKLAHGEVDRLTENAVILADGTELPADVVVYATGYGSMNGWAADLMGQEVADRVGKVWGLGSDTTKDPGPWEGEQRNMWKPTQQPGLWFHGGNLHQSRHYSLYLALQLKARYENIPTPVYGLQEVHHLS, from the coding sequence ATGACTCAGACCGCACCCGCCCCCACCGCGACGAGCGGTGATCCGCACCAACGGATCGAGGACTGGCTCAGCCGGTTCGAGGCCGCGCTGGCCCGGCGCGACATCGATGGTGCGACCGCCCTCTTCGCCACCGACTGTTTCTGGCGGGACCTGGTGGCCTTCACCTGGAACCTGAAGACGGTGGAGGGCCACGACGGCGTCGCCGCGATGCTCCACGCCCGGTTGGCCGGCACCGACCCGTCGGGTTTCTCCACCACGGACCCGGCAACCGATGAGGACGGTGTGGCGAGCGCTTTCATCGCCTTCGAGACCGCGGTCGGTCGAGGCTCGGGGCACCTGCGGCTGCGTCGCGATCCCGACACCGGCGAGGACCGGGCCTGGACCATCCTCACCACCCTGCAGGAGTTGAAGGGCCACGAGGAACCCACCGGTCGCCGTCGGGTCCTCGGCGCCGTCCACGGTTCCGATCCCGACCAGCGCTCCTGGGCGGAGAAGCGGGCTGCGGAGGAGGACGAACTCGGGCGCAGCGTCCAACCCCACGTCCTGGTGGTCGGCGGCGGGCAGGGCGGCATCGCGCTCGGAGCCCGTCTGCGCCAGCTCGGTGTGCCGTCGATCGTGATCGACCGGCATCAGCGGCCCGGGGACCAGTGGCGACAGCGTTACAAGTCGCTGTGTCTGCACGATCCGGTCTGGTACGACCACCTGCCGTACCTGCCCTTCCCGGCGAACTGGCCGGTGTTCGCGCCGAAGGACAAGATCGGCGACTGGCTGGAGTTCTACACCAAGGTGATGGAGGTGCCGTACTGGAGCTCGACCAGTTGCCTGTCCGCCAGCTACGACGCCGAAGCGGGACGATGGACCGTCGAGGTGGATCGGGACGGTGAGCGGCTGACCCTGCATCCGACCGAGTTGGTGCTGGCCACGGGGATGTCGGGCAAACCGAACATCCCGAAGTTCGAGGGCAGCGATGTCTTCGCCGGGGAACAGCACCACTCCAGCCAGCACCCCGGCCCGGACGGGTACGTCGGCAAGAAGGTGGTCGTGATCGGTGCAAACAATTCCGCACACGACATCTGCAAGGCGCTGGTGGAGAACGGTGTCGACACCACCATGGTGCAGCGTTCCTCCACCCACATCGTGCGCTCGGAGTCGTTGATGGAGATCGGGCTGGGAGCGCTCTACAGCGAACAGGCGGTGGCGAACGGGATGACCACCAACAGGGCCGATCTGACGTTCGCGTCGTTGCCATACCGGATCATGCACGAGTTCCAGATTCCCTTGTACAACGAGATCCGCGAACGCGATGCCGACTTCTACGCCCGGCTGGAAGCTGTCGGTTTCGATCTTGACTTCGGTGATGATGATTCGGGGCTGTTCCTGAAGTACCTGCGGCGCGGGTCGGGCTACTACATCGATGTCGGTGCCTGCGAACTGGTGGCGGACGGGACGATCAAGCTCGCCCACGGTGAGGTGGACCGGTTGACCGAGAACGCCGTGATCCTGGCCGACGGGACCGAACTGCCGGCCGATGTGGTGGTCTATGCCACCGGGTACGGATCGATGAACGGTTGGGCCGCCGACCTGATGGGCCAGGAGGTCGCCGACCGGGTCGGCAAGGTCTGGGGTCTCGGGTCCGACACCACCAAGGACCCCGGACCGTGGGAGGGCGAGCAGCGCAACATGTGGAAGCCGACCCAGCAGCCGGGGTTGTGGTTCCACGGCGGCAATCTGCACCAGTCCCGGCACTACTCGTTGTACCTGGCACTGCAGCTGAAGGCGCGGTACGAGAACATCCCGACCCCGGTCTATGGGTTGCAGGAGGTGCACCACCTGTCCTGA